One segment of Alligator mississippiensis isolate rAllMis1 chromosome 13, rAllMis1, whole genome shotgun sequence DNA contains the following:
- the ZDHHC4 gene encoding palmitoyltransferase ZDHHC4 isoform X3, which translates to MVFSFIVPTRLQRATQRVLHRLFHTRNGLFAGLHIALEAAVYGEYAWEVFGYCQELEFNTGFLLLPYLLLAVNTGAFVLCALTNPGTITESNQELYLRVYAHDGVMFRKGVMCRTCHMEKPARSKHCSVCNCCVHRFDHHCVWVNNCIGAFNMRYFLIYLFTLTAMAADIAIITVAFLIQVVLLSNLMYGSYVDEQGQEHEVEIPFLIQHLFLIFPRIVFMLGFVIVLSLVLGAYCCFTLYLALTNQTSNEWYKWRRYKCPHCQAQQPHDKHTAYRNAYSKGVWINIKEIIKPPTVSERKKKT; encoded by the exons GTGTTTTCATTCATAGTCCCAACACGGCTTCAAAGAGCAACGCAGAGGGTGCTTCACAGGCTCTTCCACACACG AAACGGCCTGTTTGCTGGCCTGCACATAGCTTTGGAGGCAGCAGTTTACGGTGAATATGCTTGGGAAGTGTTTGGCTACTGCCAAGAGCTGGAGTTCAACACGGGCTTCCTTCTGCTGCCATACCTGCTGCTCGCGGTGAACACGGGGGCTTTCGTGCTATGCGCTCTGACCAACCCAG GTACAATAACGGAGTCAAATCAAGAGTTGTATCTTCGGGTTTACGCACACGACGGTGTGATGTTTCGGAAAGGCGTCATGTGTCGCACGTGCCACATGGAAAAGCCAGCCAGGTCAAAGCACTGCA GTGTTTGTAACTGCTGCGTACATCGTTTTGACCACCACTGCGTTTGGGTCAACAACTGCATCGGGGCCTTCAACATGAGATATTTCCTCATTTACCTCTTCACTCTGACTGCTATGGCTGCCGACATTGCGATCATAACAGTAGCCTTCCTAATCCAAGTAGTACTGCTATCAAATCTGATGTACGGGAGTTACGTTGATGAGCAAGGGCAGGAGCACGAGGTTGAGATTCCCTTTCTTATTCAG CACCTGTTCCTGATCTTTCCCAGGATTGTCTTTATGCTTGGCTTTGTGATCGTcctctctctggtgctgggggcaTACTGCTGTTTCACTCTGTACTTGGCTCTCACCAACCAAACATCCAACGAGTGGTATAAATGGAGAAGATACAAGTGCCCTCACTGCCAGGCGCAGCAGCCCCACGACAAGCACACTGCATACAGGAATGCATACTCTAAAGGAGTTTGGATCAACATAAAGGAAATCATTAAACCTCCCACAGTCtcggaaagaaaaaaaaaaacctga
- the ZDHHC4 gene encoding palmitoyltransferase ZDHHC4 isoform X1: MGIMFTSEACGGVINVCPTLGSAQREGATDAFNITLFEVFTGENKHCATQVTWCFHLLQVFSFIVPTRLQRATQRVLHRLFHTRNGLFAGLHIALEAAVYGEYAWEVFGYCQELEFNTGFLLLPYLLLAVNTGAFVLCALTNPGTITESNQELYLRVYAHDGVMFRKGVMCRTCHMEKPARSKHCSVCNCCVHRFDHHCVWVNNCIGAFNMRYFLIYLFTLTAMAADIAIITVAFLIQVVLLSNLMYGSYVDEQGQEHEVEIPFLIQHLFLIFPRIVFMLGFVIVLSLVLGAYCCFTLYLALTNQTSNEWYKWRRYKCPHCQAQQPHDKHTAYRNAYSKGVWINIKEIIKPPTVSERKKKT, translated from the exons AGTGCCCAGAGGGAAGGTGCAACAGATGCATTCAATATTACACTGTTTGAAGTTTTCACAGGGGAGAACAAGCACTGTGCAACTCAAGTGACATGGTGTTTTCATTTGCTGCAGGTGTTTTCATTCATAGTCCCAACACGGCTTCAAAGAGCAACGCAGAGGGTGCTTCACAGGCTCTTCCACACACG AAACGGCCTGTTTGCTGGCCTGCACATAGCTTTGGAGGCAGCAGTTTACGGTGAATATGCTTGGGAAGTGTTTGGCTACTGCCAAGAGCTGGAGTTCAACACGGGCTTCCTTCTGCTGCCATACCTGCTGCTCGCGGTGAACACGGGGGCTTTCGTGCTATGCGCTCTGACCAACCCAG GTACAATAACGGAGTCAAATCAAGAGTTGTATCTTCGGGTTTACGCACACGACGGTGTGATGTTTCGGAAAGGCGTCATGTGTCGCACGTGCCACATGGAAAAGCCAGCCAGGTCAAAGCACTGCA GTGTTTGTAACTGCTGCGTACATCGTTTTGACCACCACTGCGTTTGGGTCAACAACTGCATCGGGGCCTTCAACATGAGATATTTCCTCATTTACCTCTTCACTCTGACTGCTATGGCTGCCGACATTGCGATCATAACAGTAGCCTTCCTAATCCAAGTAGTACTGCTATCAAATCTGATGTACGGGAGTTACGTTGATGAGCAAGGGCAGGAGCACGAGGTTGAGATTCCCTTTCTTATTCAG CACCTGTTCCTGATCTTTCCCAGGATTGTCTTTATGCTTGGCTTTGTGATCGTcctctctctggtgctgggggcaTACTGCTGTTTCACTCTGTACTTGGCTCTCACCAACCAAACATCCAACGAGTGGTATAAATGGAGAAGATACAAGTGCCCTCACTGCCAGGCGCAGCAGCCCCACGACAAGCACACTGCATACAGGAATGCATACTCTAAAGGAGTTTGGATCAACATAAAGGAAATCATTAAACCTCCCACAGTCtcggaaagaaaaaaaaaaacctga